One genomic window of Myxocyprinus asiaticus isolate MX2 ecotype Aquarium Trade chromosome 5, UBuf_Myxa_2, whole genome shotgun sequence includes the following:
- the LOC127440468 gene encoding probable serine/threonine-protein kinase kinX isoform X1: protein MGEPKAEVKVVTEETDAKPQQANKNGRKAEAAGGNSFFTWFMVLALLGVWTSVAVVYFDLVDYQGVIAKAKDLRCNLSEVLQGKLVSYDADGDGDFDVEDAKVLLGLKDKPTIVTSESVEEGPAEPVEEEPVVEEEIKATKVEKAAQPPPEPETVEEEPFAAEDEVAEEEPEAEEEQEVPEEEQEVPEEEQEVPEEEQEVPEEEPEVVEEEPEVVEEEPEVVEEEPEVVETFPVEEDATAEAPEEAIEEMIEGAAQVEEAIEEPVVESVPLEVVEEVVAEEAAPVEEAVEEAAPVEEAVEEAAPVEEAVEELAEEASSVEEVVEEVVPVEDVVEEASLVEEAVEDAAPVEEEEDAQMEETVEEAVEEAEQVEEAAEELERVEKAVDDAALMEEAPEEPDEESAPVEQTVTEEELIEAAEAVEEDEEVQDSSVEEPELEEESMEEEEDVAAEEEQLEDIAEEITQTEEQLEEEPSET from the exons ATGGGAGAGCCGAAGGCAGAGGTCAAGGTGGTGACTGAAGAAACTG ATGCTAAGCCGCAACAGGCGAATAAGAatgggagaaaagcagaggctgCGGGAGGAAACTCCTTCTTCACCTGGTTCATGGTGCTGGCTCTCCTGGGTGTCTGGACCTCTGTAGCTGTGGTGTATTTTGACCTTGTTGACTATCAAGGTGTAATTG CCAAAGCAAAGGACTTGCGCTGTAATCTTTCAGAGGTATTACAAG GTAAACTTGTATCCTATGACGCTGATGGTGATGGAGACTTTGATGTGGAAGACGCTAAAGTACTACTAG GACTGAAAGATAAGCCCACCATTGTGACCAGTGAATCAGTTGAGGAGGGCCCCGCTGAACCTGTGGAAGAAG AGCCTGTTGTTGAGGAAGAGATCAAAGCCACTAAAGTTGAGAAAGCAGCTCAGCCACCACCAG aaccagagACTGTGGAGGAAGAGCCTTTTGCTGCAGAAGATGAAGTAGCTGAAGAAGAACCAGAGGCTGAAGAGGAGCAAGAAGTTCCGGAGGAAGAGCAAGAAGTTCCGGAGGAAGAGCAAGAAGTTCCGGAGGAAGAGCAAGAAGTTCCGGAGGAAGAGCCTGAGGTTGTGGAGGAAGAGCCTGAGGTTGTGGAGGAAGAGCCTGAGGTTGTGGAGGAAGAGCCTGAGGTTGTGGAGACTTTTCCAGTTGAGGAAGATGCCACGGCAGAGGCTCCTGAAGAGGCTATTGAGGAGATGATAGAAGGGGCTGCACAAGTAGAAGAGGCAATAGAAGAACCAGTTGTGGAATCTGTACCACTTGAAGTGGTAGAGGAGGTTGTTGCAGAGGAAGCTGCGCCAGTGGAAGAAGCCGTAGAGGAAGCTGCGCCAGTGGAAGAAGCCGTAGAGGAAGCTGCACCAGTGGAAGAAGCCGTAGAGGAACTGGCAGAAGAGGCTTCATCAGTGGAGGAAGTAGTGGAGGAGGTTGTACCAGTAGAAGACGTTGTTGAAGAGGCTTCACTAGTGGAAGAAGCTGTAGAGGACGCTGCACCAGTGGAAGAAGAGGAGGATGCCCAAATGGAAGAAACAGTAGAGGAAGCTGTGGAAGAGGCTGAACAAGTAGAGGAAGCAGCTGAGGAGTTAGAACGAGTGGAAAAAGCAGTAGATGATGCAGCACTAATGGAAGAAGCACCTGAAGAGCCAGATGAGGAGTCAGCCCCTGTTGAACAAACGGTAACAGAAGAGGAACTAATAGAGGCAGCTGAGGCTGTTGAGGAGGATGAGGAAGTACAAGACTCCTCAGTGGAGGAACCAGAGCTTGAGGAGGAGAGTATGGAAGAAGAGG AGGATGTAGCTGCAGAGGAAGAACAGCTTGAGGACATTGCAG AGGAAATTACCCAGACAGAAGAACAACTTGAAGAAGAGCCTTCAG AAACATAA
- the LOC127440479 gene encoding alpha-tocopherol transfer protein-like isoform X2: protein MKCEEAENIDELNNMPVDSIRIEPYLLKLKQKAEAEKSIRFLDSSKTFLIRFLRARDFDVELALKLLINYHKWRQECPEITADLRPSSIRGLLQNNYHGVLTSRDDTGSQWNPKEFTAYEVFRVSLITSELIVQEWETQRNGLKVIFDLQDWCFAHALQINPSLAKKLSSVLTDSFPLKVRGIHLINEPIFFCPVFAMIRPFLQDKIKQRVHMHGSSYVQSLCDYFPKAILPPQYGGTGPSIDEVCQEWTEYIMQSEDLLHKLSIDLGGGNPSQSSVHE from the exons ATGAAGTGTGAAGAAGCTGAAAACATTGACGAATTAAATAATATGCCTGTAGATTCTATTCGGATCGAACCCTATTTGTTGAAGCTGAAACAAAAAGCAGAGGCAGAAAAAAGCATTCGATTCTTGGATTCGTCGAAAACTTTTTTGATAAGGTTTTTGCGAGCCAGAGACTTTGATGTTGAATTGGCGCTCAAG CTGTTGATTAACTATCATAAATGGAGACAAGAATGTCCAGAAATAACTGCTGATCTGCGTCCATCATCCATCAGAGGACTGCTCCAAAACAATTACCATGGAGTTTTGACATCACGAGATGATACTGGAA GTCAGTGGAACCCCAAAGAATTCACTGCTTATGAGGTTTTTCGTGTGAGCCTCATTACATCAGAGCTTATTGTTCAAGAATGGGAAACTCAAAGAAATGGActcaaagtcatttttgatcttcAAGACTGGTGCTTTGCTCATGCTCTGCAGATAAATCCTTCTTTGGCAAAAAAGTTATCATCTGTACTTACG GACTCCTTTCCTTTGAAAGTACGCGGCATACATTTGATAAATGAGCCCATTTTTTTCTGTCCCGTCTTTGCCATGATCCGTCCATTTCTACaagacaaaatcaaacaaagg GTTCATATGCATGGAAGTTCATATGTCCAGAGTCTCTGTGATTATTTTCCAAAGGCTATCCTCCCACCTCAGTATGGAGGCACAGGACCCAGCATAGATGAAGTGTGCCAAGAGTGGACCGAATACATCATGCAATCTGAAGACCTTCTCCATAAGCTCTCTATAGACTTAGGCGGAGGAAATCCATCTCAGTCATCCGTCCATGAATGA
- the LOC127440479 gene encoding alpha-tocopherol transfer protein-like isoform X1, giving the protein MKCEEAENIDELNNMPVDSIRIEPYLLKLKQKAEAEKSIRFLDSSKTFLIRFLRARDFDVELALKLLINYHKWRQECPEITADLRPSSIRGLLQNNYHGVLTSRDDTGSQVLIYRIGQWNPKEFTAYEVFRVSLITSELIVQEWETQRNGLKVIFDLQDWCFAHALQINPSLAKKLSSVLTDSFPLKVRGIHLINEPIFFCPVFAMIRPFLQDKIKQRVHMHGSSYVQSLCDYFPKAILPPQYGGTGPSIDEVCQEWTEYIMQSEDLLHKLSIDLGGGNPSQSSVHE; this is encoded by the exons ATGAAGTGTGAAGAAGCTGAAAACATTGACGAATTAAATAATATGCCTGTAGATTCTATTCGGATCGAACCCTATTTGTTGAAGCTGAAACAAAAAGCAGAGGCAGAAAAAAGCATTCGATTCTTGGATTCGTCGAAAACTTTTTTGATAAGGTTTTTGCGAGCCAGAGACTTTGATGTTGAATTGGCGCTCAAG CTGTTGATTAACTATCATAAATGGAGACAAGAATGTCCAGAAATAACTGCTGATCTGCGTCCATCATCCATCAGAGGACTGCTCCAAAACAATTACCATGGAGTTTTGACATCACGAGATGATACTGGAAGTCAAGTTTTAATCTATCGGATTG GTCAGTGGAACCCCAAAGAATTCACTGCTTATGAGGTTTTTCGTGTGAGCCTCATTACATCAGAGCTTATTGTTCAAGAATGGGAAACTCAAAGAAATGGActcaaagtcatttttgatcttcAAGACTGGTGCTTTGCTCATGCTCTGCAGATAAATCCTTCTTTGGCAAAAAAGTTATCATCTGTACTTACG GACTCCTTTCCTTTGAAAGTACGCGGCATACATTTGATAAATGAGCCCATTTTTTTCTGTCCCGTCTTTGCCATGATCCGTCCATTTCTACaagacaaaatcaaacaaagg GTTCATATGCATGGAAGTTCATATGTCCAGAGTCTCTGTGATTATTTTCCAAAGGCTATCCTCCCACCTCAGTATGGAGGCACAGGACCCAGCATAGATGAAGTGTGCCAAGAGTGGACCGAATACATCATGCAATCTGAAGACCTTCTCCATAAGCTCTCTATAGACTTAGGCGGAGGAAATCCATCTCAGTCATCCGTCCATGAATGA
- the LOC127440468 gene encoding probable serine/threonine-protein kinase kinX isoform X2 — translation MAQKKNAKGNIKKDAKPQQANKNGRKAEAAGGNSFFTWFMVLALLGVWTSVAVVYFDLVDYQGVIAKAKDLRCNLSEVLQGKLVSYDADGDGDFDVEDAKVLLGLKDKPTIVTSESVEEGPAEPVEEEPVVEEEIKATKVEKAAQPPPEPETVEEEPFAAEDEVAEEEPEAEEEQEVPEEEQEVPEEEQEVPEEEQEVPEEEPEVVEEEPEVVEEEPEVVEEEPEVVETFPVEEDATAEAPEEAIEEMIEGAAQVEEAIEEPVVESVPLEVVEEVVAEEAAPVEEAVEEAAPVEEAVEEAAPVEEAVEELAEEASSVEEVVEEVVPVEDVVEEASLVEEAVEDAAPVEEEEDAQMEETVEEAVEEAEQVEEAAEELERVEKAVDDAALMEEAPEEPDEESAPVEQTVTEEELIEAAEAVEEDEEVQDSSVEEPELEEESMEEEEDVAAEEEQLEDIAEEITQTEEQLEEEPSET, via the exons ATGGCTCAGAAGAAAAATGCAAAGGGGAACATCAAAAAAG ATGCTAAGCCGCAACAGGCGAATAAGAatgggagaaaagcagaggctgCGGGAGGAAACTCCTTCTTCACCTGGTTCATGGTGCTGGCTCTCCTGGGTGTCTGGACCTCTGTAGCTGTGGTGTATTTTGACCTTGTTGACTATCAAGGTGTAATTG CCAAAGCAAAGGACTTGCGCTGTAATCTTTCAGAGGTATTACAAG GTAAACTTGTATCCTATGACGCTGATGGTGATGGAGACTTTGATGTGGAAGACGCTAAAGTACTACTAG GACTGAAAGATAAGCCCACCATTGTGACCAGTGAATCAGTTGAGGAGGGCCCCGCTGAACCTGTGGAAGAAG AGCCTGTTGTTGAGGAAGAGATCAAAGCCACTAAAGTTGAGAAAGCAGCTCAGCCACCACCAG aaccagagACTGTGGAGGAAGAGCCTTTTGCTGCAGAAGATGAAGTAGCTGAAGAAGAACCAGAGGCTGAAGAGGAGCAAGAAGTTCCGGAGGAAGAGCAAGAAGTTCCGGAGGAAGAGCAAGAAGTTCCGGAGGAAGAGCAAGAAGTTCCGGAGGAAGAGCCTGAGGTTGTGGAGGAAGAGCCTGAGGTTGTGGAGGAAGAGCCTGAGGTTGTGGAGGAAGAGCCTGAGGTTGTGGAGACTTTTCCAGTTGAGGAAGATGCCACGGCAGAGGCTCCTGAAGAGGCTATTGAGGAGATGATAGAAGGGGCTGCACAAGTAGAAGAGGCAATAGAAGAACCAGTTGTGGAATCTGTACCACTTGAAGTGGTAGAGGAGGTTGTTGCAGAGGAAGCTGCGCCAGTGGAAGAAGCCGTAGAGGAAGCTGCGCCAGTGGAAGAAGCCGTAGAGGAAGCTGCACCAGTGGAAGAAGCCGTAGAGGAACTGGCAGAAGAGGCTTCATCAGTGGAGGAAGTAGTGGAGGAGGTTGTACCAGTAGAAGACGTTGTTGAAGAGGCTTCACTAGTGGAAGAAGCTGTAGAGGACGCTGCACCAGTGGAAGAAGAGGAGGATGCCCAAATGGAAGAAACAGTAGAGGAAGCTGTGGAAGAGGCTGAACAAGTAGAGGAAGCAGCTGAGGAGTTAGAACGAGTGGAAAAAGCAGTAGATGATGCAGCACTAATGGAAGAAGCACCTGAAGAGCCAGATGAGGAGTCAGCCCCTGTTGAACAAACGGTAACAGAAGAGGAACTAATAGAGGCAGCTGAGGCTGTTGAGGAGGATGAGGAAGTACAAGACTCCTCAGTGGAGGAACCAGAGCTTGAGGAGGAGAGTATGGAAGAAGAGG AGGATGTAGCTGCAGAGGAAGAACAGCTTGAGGACATTGCAG AGGAAATTACCCAGACAGAAGAACAACTTGAAGAAGAGCCTTCAG AAACATAA
- the LOC127440468 gene encoding probable serine/threonine-protein kinase kinX isoform X3: protein MGEPKAEVKVVTEETDAKPQQANKNGRKAEAAGGNSFFTWFMVLALLGVWTSVAVVYFDLVDYQGVIGKLVSYDADGDGDFDVEDAKVLLGLKDKPTIVTSESVEEGPAEPVEEEPVVEEEIKATKVEKAAQPPPEPETVEEEPFAAEDEVAEEEPEAEEEQEVPEEEQEVPEEEQEVPEEEQEVPEEEPEVVEEEPEVVEEEPEVVEEEPEVVETFPVEEDATAEAPEEAIEEMIEGAAQVEEAIEEPVVESVPLEVVEEVVAEEAAPVEEAVEEAAPVEEAVEEAAPVEEAVEELAEEASSVEEVVEEVVPVEDVVEEASLVEEAVEDAAPVEEEEDAQMEETVEEAVEEAEQVEEAAEELERVEKAVDDAALMEEAPEEPDEESAPVEQTVTEEELIEAAEAVEEDEEVQDSSVEEPELEEESMEEEEDVAAEEEQLEDIAEEITQTEEQLEEEPSET from the exons ATGGGAGAGCCGAAGGCAGAGGTCAAGGTGGTGACTGAAGAAACTG ATGCTAAGCCGCAACAGGCGAATAAGAatgggagaaaagcagaggctgCGGGAGGAAACTCCTTCTTCACCTGGTTCATGGTGCTGGCTCTCCTGGGTGTCTGGACCTCTGTAGCTGTGGTGTATTTTGACCTTGTTGACTATCAAGGTGTAATTG GTAAACTTGTATCCTATGACGCTGATGGTGATGGAGACTTTGATGTGGAAGACGCTAAAGTACTACTAG GACTGAAAGATAAGCCCACCATTGTGACCAGTGAATCAGTTGAGGAGGGCCCCGCTGAACCTGTGGAAGAAG AGCCTGTTGTTGAGGAAGAGATCAAAGCCACTAAAGTTGAGAAAGCAGCTCAGCCACCACCAG aaccagagACTGTGGAGGAAGAGCCTTTTGCTGCAGAAGATGAAGTAGCTGAAGAAGAACCAGAGGCTGAAGAGGAGCAAGAAGTTCCGGAGGAAGAGCAAGAAGTTCCGGAGGAAGAGCAAGAAGTTCCGGAGGAAGAGCAAGAAGTTCCGGAGGAAGAGCCTGAGGTTGTGGAGGAAGAGCCTGAGGTTGTGGAGGAAGAGCCTGAGGTTGTGGAGGAAGAGCCTGAGGTTGTGGAGACTTTTCCAGTTGAGGAAGATGCCACGGCAGAGGCTCCTGAAGAGGCTATTGAGGAGATGATAGAAGGGGCTGCACAAGTAGAAGAGGCAATAGAAGAACCAGTTGTGGAATCTGTACCACTTGAAGTGGTAGAGGAGGTTGTTGCAGAGGAAGCTGCGCCAGTGGAAGAAGCCGTAGAGGAAGCTGCGCCAGTGGAAGAAGCCGTAGAGGAAGCTGCACCAGTGGAAGAAGCCGTAGAGGAACTGGCAGAAGAGGCTTCATCAGTGGAGGAAGTAGTGGAGGAGGTTGTACCAGTAGAAGACGTTGTTGAAGAGGCTTCACTAGTGGAAGAAGCTGTAGAGGACGCTGCACCAGTGGAAGAAGAGGAGGATGCCCAAATGGAAGAAACAGTAGAGGAAGCTGTGGAAGAGGCTGAACAAGTAGAGGAAGCAGCTGAGGAGTTAGAACGAGTGGAAAAAGCAGTAGATGATGCAGCACTAATGGAAGAAGCACCTGAAGAGCCAGATGAGGAGTCAGCCCCTGTTGAACAAACGGTAACAGAAGAGGAACTAATAGAGGCAGCTGAGGCTGTTGAGGAGGATGAGGAAGTACAAGACTCCTCAGTGGAGGAACCAGAGCTTGAGGAGGAGAGTATGGAAGAAGAGG AGGATGTAGCTGCAGAGGAAGAACAGCTTGAGGACATTGCAG AGGAAATTACCCAGACAGAAGAACAACTTGAAGAAGAGCCTTCAG AAACATAA
- the LOC127440489 gene encoding uncharacterized protein LOC127440489 — MALAEVRSILAKEEEERTLNRIREESEAKAWERAEVRLKEEGERIEKEDVEKAMERIRKQKEEREKMAEREEAKVAKKVKKYEVKEKPDMEKKSHDKPVVDEGNKVERDGKGKESNKAAAKRKL, encoded by the coding sequence ATGGCACTGGCCGAGGTGAGAAGCATCCTAGCCAAAGAGGAGGAAGAGAGGACCTTGAACCGAATAAGGGAGGAGTCTGAAGCCAAGGCTTGGGAGAGGGCTGAGGTGCGGCTGAAGGAAGAAGGAGAGAGAATAGAGAAGGAGGATGTGGAAAAGGCCATGGAAAGGATTAGAAAGCAGAAAGAGGAAAGGGAGAAAATGGCAGAAAGGGAAGAGGCAAAGGTGGCAAAGAAGGTGAAAAAATATGAGGTAAAGGAAAAGCCAGATATGGAAAAGAAATCTCATGATAAGCCTGTTGTTGATGAAGGTAATAAGGTTGAGAGAGATGGAAAAGGCAAAGAGTCTAATAAGGCTGCAGCTAAAAGGAAACTGTAA